Proteins from a single region of Cytophagaceae bacterium:
- a CDS encoding phospho-N-acetylmuramoyl-pentapeptide-transferase produces MLYYIFNYLDHVFDFPGAGVFKYISFRASAATILSLMIAAIYGKPIIYKLQKLQIGESIRDLGLHGQLEKRGTPTMGGFIIIASLLIPVLLFARLDNVYILLLIIATIWTTMIGFADDYIKVFKKDKQGLKGIFKVIGQVGLGLIVGLTLYYNQHVVVREFLGGGKFIDKHSLITTVPFLKNNLLDYDILSSYLPASLGWLPYVFICIFIITAVSNAANITDGIDGLAAGTSAIIGLTLAIFAYLSGNKIFAEYLNIMLIPNSGEMVIFAAAFLGACIGFLWYNAFPAQVFMGDTGSLMLGSVIATMALILRKELMIPLLCGIFLVENLSVILQVAYFKYQKKKNGIEFARENRLFKMAPLHHHYQKKGYHEAKIVTRFWIVAIVLSVISLVILKLQ; encoded by the coding sequence ATGCTTTATTATATTTTCAACTATCTGGATCATGTATTTGATTTTCCCGGAGCCGGTGTGTTTAAATACATCTCTTTCAGGGCATCAGCGGCAACTATTTTGTCATTGATGATTGCCGCCATTTATGGTAAGCCCATCATTTATAAGTTACAAAAATTGCAGATAGGAGAAAGTATCAGAGACCTGGGACTTCATGGCCAGTTGGAAAAAAGGGGTACACCTACAATGGGGGGCTTTATCATTATCGCCTCTTTGTTGATACCTGTACTTTTGTTTGCCAGACTTGATAATGTCTATATTTTGCTTCTTATAATTGCCACCATCTGGACTACCATGATTGGCTTTGCCGACGATTACATCAAAGTTTTCAAAAAAGACAAACAAGGCCTTAAAGGCATTTTTAAAGTCATTGGGCAGGTAGGTTTAGGTTTAATTGTAGGTCTTACTTTGTATTATAATCAGCATGTTGTAGTGCGGGAGTTTTTGGGAGGCGGAAAATTTATCGATAAGCATTCTTTGATAACCACTGTTCCTTTTCTTAAAAATAATTTACTCGATTACGACATACTATCCAGCTACTTACCGGCTAGTTTGGGTTGGTTGCCCTATGTTTTTATTTGTATTTTTATCATAACAGCCGTTTCCAACGCTGCTAATATTACAGATGGAATTGATGGATTAGCGGCGGGTACTTCTGCAATTATCGGATTAACACTAGCTATTTTTGCTTATCTGTCTGGAAATAAGATTTTTGCCGAATACCTCAATATAATGCTTATCCCTAACTCAGGCGAAATGGTAATTTTTGCCGCTGCTTTTTTGGGGGCTTGTATCGGGTTCCTTTGGTACAATGCATTCCCCGCACAAGTATTTATGGGTGATACAGGTAGTCTAATGTTGGGTAGTGTAATTGCTACCATGGCATTGATTTTAAGGAAAGAGCTCATGATTCCGCTTTTATGTGGAATATTCCTGGTCGAAAACCTTTCTGTAATTCTTCAGGTGGCTTATTTTAAATATCAAAAAAAGAAAAATGGAATTGAATTTGCCCGGGAAAACCGGTTGTTTAAAATGGCACCATTGCACCATCATTATCAGAAAAAAGGCTACCATGAGGCTAAAATTGTTACCCGTTTCTGGATAGTAGCCATTGTACTTTCTGTAATTAGTTTGGTAATTTTAAAACTACAATAA